The Candidatus Desulfatibia profunda genome has a segment encoding these proteins:
- a CDS encoding HNH nuclease family protein, translating into MPSKKTRKEVDRRDQIIAEARRDRERREKTYRERALKIYPWICARCGREFTGKKLRELTVHHKDHNHDNNPPDGSNWELLCLYCHDNEHSRYLEADWYDGPTPGGKQTPSSTYKPFADLEALLKGKK; encoded by the coding sequence ATGCCATCAAAGAAGACGCGAAAAGAAGTCGACCGGCGGGACCAAATCATTGCCGAAGCTCGCCGCGACCGCGAGCGTCGGGAAAAGACCTATCGGGAGCGAGCCCTCAAGATTTACCCGTGGATCTGTGCGCGGTGCGGGCGCGAATTCACAGGCAAGAAACTTCGTGAGCTTACGGTTCATCACAAGGATCACAACCACGATAACAATCCGCCGGACGGCAGCAACTGGGAACTGCTGTGCCTTTACTGTCACGACAATGAGCACTCGCGCTATTTGGAGGCGGACTGGTACGACGGTCCGACGCCGGGCGGCAAGCAAACGCCGTCTTCTACCTACAAACCATTTGCCGATCTCGAGGCCTTACTGAAGGGAAAAAAGTAG
- the aroQ gene encoding type II 3-dehydroquinate dehydratase, giving the protein MVQNKGTPKVLVIHGPNLNMLGKREPEIYGATTLEAINSYLKELGEKLELEVEFFQSNHEGAIVEKIQKAAQQQNGLIINPAAYTHTSIAIRDALLLLDIPVIEVHLSNIYKREPFRHKSMISDVVTAQITGFGAQGYTMALEALGAMIKP; this is encoded by the coding sequence ATGGTACAGAATAAGGGCACTCCCAAAGTCCTTGTCATCCATGGACCCAACCTTAACATGCTGGGAAAAAGAGAGCCGGAAATTTACGGTGCAACCACACTTGAAGCCATCAATTCTTACCTTAAAGAACTCGGCGAAAAGCTGGAACTCGAAGTGGAATTTTTTCAATCAAACCACGAAGGCGCCATCGTTGAAAAAATTCAGAAAGCCGCCCAGCAACAAAACGGACTTATCATTAATCCCGCAGCCTATACGCATACCAGCATCGCTATCCGTGATGCACTTCTTTTGCTGGATATTCCAGTGATTGAAGTGCATCTGTCCAATATCTACAAAAGAGAACCGTTTCGCCACAAATCGATGATATCCGACGTGGTCACCGCTCAAATCACCGGGTTTGGCGCCCAGGGATACACAATGGCCCTGGAGGCTCTGGGTGCAATGATTAAACCCTAA
- a CDS encoding ribulose-phosphate 3-epimerase → MKLIAPSILSADFSRLGDEIRAVEDAGADWIHVDVMDGHFVPNITIGPLIVEAARKVTSLPLDVHLMIESPERYIKDFADAGADLISVQVEACVHLNRTIQMIKEIGLRAGVVLNPSTPLATIEWVLKDVDFVMIMSVNPGFGGQKFIPSSLDKVKDLRGMTRENGLSTLIEIDGGVNEKTIKNISDAGVDVFVAGSAIFGSSDYKETITRFRKLIGT, encoded by the coding sequence ATGAAACTGATTGCACCATCGATACTGTCTGCAGATTTTTCAAGACTTGGAGATGAGATCAGAGCTGTCGAAGATGCAGGCGCCGACTGGATCCATGTGGACGTGATGGACGGGCATTTTGTGCCCAATATTACTATTGGCCCCTTGATCGTAGAAGCCGCTCGAAAGGTGACCTCACTGCCCCTTGACGTCCACCTGATGATTGAAAGTCCCGAACGTTATATTAAGGATTTTGCCGATGCAGGCGCCGATCTGATTTCCGTGCAGGTTGAGGCCTGTGTGCACCTGAACAGAACCATACAGATGATAAAGGAAATCGGCCTGCGTGCAGGTGTGGTATTGAATCCTTCCACCCCTTTAGCGACGATTGAGTGGGTTCTCAAGGATGTTGACTTTGTAATGATAATGAGCGTTAATCCGGGATTCGGCGGTCAAAAATTTATTCCGAGCAGTTTGGACAAGGTCAAGGACCTCCGTGGGATGACTCGGGAAAATGGGCTCTCCACCCTGATCGAGATCGACGGCGGAGTCAATGAAAAAACGATAAAAAATATTTCGGATGCCGGCGTTGACGTCTTTGTGGCCGGGTCGGCTATCTTCGGAAGTTCCGACTACAAAGAGACCATCACCAGATTTCGAAAACTTATCGGAACATAA
- a CDS encoding PASTA domain-containing protein, with product MITRIVKIAAVFIAFVLVAGLSAYVALTLIIKSEDTVIVPDLVGKNVVYVLEFLTDLGLNTKVKGSEYSTDVPKNHVIFQEPEPGTEIKKGRDVRIILSKGAKTILVPNLKGLSVQQSRIILEENGLCQGETSSTYNQSIEKDDIMAQVPSPGTLIARGGCVNLLVSMGIRPQAYMMPDLIGLSLDEAIPLIERSNLVLGDIKSIFHEDKPQNTVVRQEPLSGHRVFEGNVVNLVINRKSEQKDEPYISGTYGVSLFRHRLKNGFLKRHIRVRLNSFGVSNDIFDDVIKPGEEVWVLVPKNINASVLLYENDKLIKTEVFNAW from the coding sequence ATGATTACTCGCATTGTTAAAATAGCGGCTGTATTTATTGCATTCGTGCTGGTGGCGGGACTCAGTGCTTACGTTGCGCTCACGCTGATCATAAAAAGTGAAGATACCGTGATTGTCCCGGATCTTGTAGGAAAAAATGTGGTTTATGTTCTTGAGTTTTTAACAGATCTGGGGCTAAATACAAAAGTTAAGGGGTCCGAGTACAGCACCGACGTTCCCAAAAATCACGTCATCTTTCAGGAACCGGAGCCGGGTACGGAAATCAAAAAAGGTCGTGATGTCAGAATTATACTTTCAAAAGGTGCCAAAACCATATTGGTGCCCAATCTTAAAGGACTTTCTGTTCAGCAGTCGCGTATCATCCTGGAAGAAAACGGTTTGTGCCAGGGAGAAACATCAAGTACTTACAACCAGAGCATTGAAAAAGATGACATTATGGCCCAGGTTCCATCCCCCGGAACTCTGATCGCCCGTGGCGGGTGTGTCAATCTTCTTGTAAGCATGGGGATCCGGCCGCAAGCATATATGATGCCTGATCTGATCGGGCTTTCATTAGATGAAGCAATCCCTCTGATTGAAAGAAGTAATCTGGTGCTTGGAGATATAAAATCAATTTTTCATGAAGACAAACCCCAAAATACCGTTGTCCGACAGGAACCTCTATCCGGCCATCGCGTTTTTGAAGGAAATGTTGTCAACCTCGTAATAAACAGAAAATCTGAGCAGAAAGATGAACCGTATATATCCGGTACATACGGCGTCAGCCTGTTCAGACACCGGCTGAAAAATGGATTCCTAAAAAGGCATATCCGGGTTCGGTTAAACAGCTTCGGCGTATCAAATGATATCTTCGATGATGTCATCAAGCCGGGAGAAGAAGTCTGGGTGCTGGTACCAAAGAATATAAATGCATCCGTTTTGCTTTACGAAAATGACAAGCTGATCAAGACTGAAGTTTTCAACGCATGGTAA
- the rsmB gene encoding 16S rRNA (cytosine(967)-C(5))-methyltransferase RsmB, whose translation MADAARNTALLILNTLDKKHQTLDKVLDDVLGKATRLTRKDRTLLNALVYGVLRWRGRLDWIIGHFSKTPLDRIDPMVLNILRLGLFQIMHLNRIPVSAAVNTSVEMAKSVAAPWVVRYVNGLLRNAAGNYHHVPYPDMEKDPVSALAVEKSFSTWLLKRWLDRFGLVETERLCDAVNTIPPITVRTNTLKTTRAALMGSLQGIVEKIVPTHYAPDGVSFFNPVSPVPEMESFKNGFFQVQDEAAQLVTLLLNPQPGETVLDACAGLGGKTGHIAQMMKNRGRLTALDNDEQKLLRLASEMSRLGISIVAPHIHDLNEPLNPKRLGTYDRILLDAPCSGLGVLRRNPDAKWKLSEPNLAQYHERQIRFLDNMANLVKPSGVLVYAVCSTEPEENDAVIKAFLNKHKKFVIENYPTGLPLETRLLVDTSGYLITFPHLNNMDGFFTACLKRIK comes from the coding sequence ATGGCGGATGCTGCTCGAAATACGGCCCTATTGATTCTGAATACTCTGGATAAAAAACACCAAACTCTGGACAAGGTGTTAGATGATGTTCTCGGCAAAGCGACCCGGCTTACCCGCAAGGATCGGACGTTGCTTAATGCTCTAGTTTACGGTGTTCTGAGATGGCGGGGACGGCTCGACTGGATCATCGGGCATTTTTCAAAAACCCCCCTCGACCGAATCGACCCAATGGTTTTGAACATCCTGCGGTTGGGGCTTTTTCAGATCATGCACCTTAATCGCATACCGGTTTCGGCGGCGGTGAACACTTCGGTGGAAATGGCCAAATCTGTTGCGGCACCATGGGTCGTACGATATGTAAACGGGCTGTTGCGCAATGCCGCCGGGAACTACCACCATGTCCCCTATCCTGACATGGAGAAAGATCCTGTGTCTGCATTGGCGGTCGAAAAGTCATTTTCGACATGGCTGCTGAAAAGATGGCTGGATCGCTTCGGCCTTGTAGAAACCGAACGTCTGTGTGATGCCGTCAATACCATTCCTCCGATTACAGTGCGTACCAACACACTGAAAACGACCCGGGCCGCATTAATGGGATCTTTGCAGGGCATTGTCGAAAAAATTGTGCCGACACACTATGCACCGGACGGCGTCTCTTTTTTCAACCCCGTATCGCCTGTTCCGGAAATGGAGTCCTTTAAAAATGGATTTTTTCAGGTTCAGGATGAAGCCGCACAACTTGTGACCCTTTTATTAAACCCGCAGCCCGGGGAAACGGTTTTGGATGCCTGTGCCGGCCTTGGCGGAAAAACCGGCCACATCGCCCAAATGATGAAAAACCGCGGCAGACTGACAGCCCTGGACAACGATGAGCAAAAACTTCTCCGACTGGCATCCGAGATGAGTCGGCTTGGAATCTCGATTGTAGCACCCCATATTCACGACCTAAATGAACCTTTGAACCCAAAACGCTTGGGAACATATGACCGCATACTTTTAGATGCGCCCTGTTCAGGTTTGGGAGTTTTGCGCAGGAATCCGGATGCGAAATGGAAATTATCAGAACCAAATCTGGCGCAATATCATGAGAGGCAGATACGCTTTCTTGACAACATGGCGAACCTTGTCAAACCTTCCGGTGTTTTGGTTTATGCTGTTTGCAGCACGGAACCCGAGGAAAATGATGCCGTAATAAAAGCATTTTTGAATAAACATAAAAAATTTGTTATAGAAAACTACCCGACAGGACTGCCGCTTGAGACCCGTTTGCTGGTCGATACAAGCGGATATCTAATAACATTTCCACATCTAAACAACATGGACGGTTTTTTTACGGCGTGTTTGAAGCGCATAAAATGA
- a CDS encoding methionyl-tRNA formyltransferase, with product MKSGLKIIFMGTPDFAVPALKALHKNKNDVALVITQPDRPKGRGRKIAPPPVKTAALQLGYAVVQPESIRTRAIEDLLVAQNPDIIVVVAFGHILPQNILAVPKLATINVHASLLPKYRGSAPIHWAIINREKETGVTTMLMDEGMDTGDILLSSKIEITPDDTAGSLHNRLAFMGADLLIRTLKTIEQEGLHPVSQDHARATYAPLFKKKDGRIDWKQPAETLDSFIRGMTPWPGAFTFHKDKHLKIFKVRPVPMKVDDPPGTVIKGFADELRVATAKGALSILEIQGASGKRLLIKDFLRGYQILPGDILT from the coding sequence ATGAAAAGCGGCTTAAAAATCATTTTCATGGGTACGCCGGACTTTGCCGTACCTGCCTTGAAAGCCCTCCACAAAAACAAAAACGATGTCGCTCTGGTAATAACCCAGCCCGATCGACCCAAAGGACGCGGACGAAAGATTGCCCCGCCGCCCGTCAAAACCGCTGCCTTGCAATTGGGCTATGCTGTTGTTCAGCCCGAATCGATCAGAACCCGTGCAATCGAAGATCTACTGGTGGCACAAAATCCGGACATCATTGTTGTCGTGGCCTTTGGTCATATACTTCCGCAAAATATTCTGGCAGTGCCAAAGCTGGCAACCATAAACGTACATGCTTCGCTCCTGCCGAAATACCGGGGATCGGCCCCCATTCATTGGGCCATCATCAACAGAGAAAAAGAAACGGGTGTCACCACCATGCTGATGGATGAGGGCATGGACACCGGTGATATTCTTTTATCTTCAAAAATTGAAATCACTCCTGATGACACAGCCGGCAGTCTTCACAACCGCCTGGCCTTCATGGGGGCCGATCTTCTGATCCGGACCCTGAAAACCATTGAACAAGAAGGGCTGCACCCTGTATCTCAGGACCATGCCCGGGCAACCTACGCGCCCCTTTTTAAAAAAAAAGACGGTCGTATAGATTGGAAACAGCCGGCCGAAACCCTTGATTCGTTCATACGCGGAATGACCCCCTGGCCCGGAGCATTTACCTTCCATAAGGACAAACACCTCAAAATCTTTAAAGTCAGACCCGTCCCAATGAAAGTCGATGATCCTCCAGGTACCGTCATCAAGGGCTTTGCCGATGAACTGCGCGTAGCAACCGCTAAAGGCGCCCTGTCAATTCTTGAAATTCAGGGAGCATCCGGAAAACGTCTTTTGATTAAAGACTTTTTGCGGGGCTATCAGATACTGCCGGGGGATATCTTAACCTGA
- the def gene encoding peptide deformylase: MALLQIKTYPDIFLGQPTKPIENIDGKIQDLIEDMAATMYAEPGVGLAAIQVGHDKSLLVYDIAPRDEERSLEVLINPRIIASEGTMISENEGCLSVPDYRTDVKRAARILVECVDREGQPLRIEAEGLLAIVLQHEIDHLNGTLFIDRISSLKREIYKRRIKKSLRKK, from the coding sequence ATGGCACTACTTCAAATCAAAACATATCCGGATATATTCCTTGGCCAGCCCACAAAGCCGATTGAAAATATAGACGGCAAGATCCAGGATTTGATTGAAGACATGGCCGCTACCATGTATGCTGAACCCGGTGTTGGACTTGCGGCGATACAGGTCGGACACGATAAAAGCCTTTTGGTCTATGATATTGCTCCAAGAGATGAAGAACGATCGCTGGAGGTTTTGATTAATCCGAGAATCATTGCCAGTGAAGGAACGATGATTTCAGAAAATGAAGGCTGCCTCAGCGTTCCGGATTATCGAACCGATGTCAAACGGGCCGCTCGGATTCTGGTTGAATGTGTTGACCGGGAAGGCCAACCCTTGAGAATCGAGGCTGAAGGCCTGTTGGCGATCGTGCTCCAGCATGAAATCGATCATTTAAACGGGACATTGTTTATTGATCGCATCAGTTCGCTAAAACGGGAGATATACAAAAGACGCATTAAAAAAAGTTTAAGAAAAAAATGA
- a CDS encoding flippase-like domain-containing protein has protein sequence MKKKATISLILGITLSAVALYLAFRNVPFPELLIYLASINYLWIVPSVLLTFVIFALRAYRWQIILESAHKVGFWQAFHPLMVGFMINCVLPGRVGELARPAVLLKKENVPFSTGLATVAAERVFDIGILIALFAVLLATVQIDPNLDIAFGGYHLNRETLVIAGRSLLQLLLILIAGIVMVCFDKTRKVINNAIMGLPSIFFFSGSDFKKKIQQRYCIPLIHFVENFASGFALVKHPAKIYLCTGISMVIWGLSAFSYYIFSLGCPGIELSFSEISAVMIIICFFIALPSVPGFWGIWEAGGVFALTLFGVSTKAAAGFTLANHAVQIFPVIIIGLVSAMVTSVNILQVSHGNKES, from the coding sequence ATGAAAAAAAAAGCAACCATTTCCCTGATACTGGGGATAACGCTATCTGCCGTTGCACTTTATCTGGCATTTAGAAACGTGCCCTTTCCCGAACTTTTAATTTACCTGGCCTCTATCAACTACCTTTGGATCGTACCTTCTGTCTTGCTGACATTTGTCATTTTCGCATTGAGAGCTTACCGCTGGCAGATTATCCTGGAGTCGGCCCATAAAGTTGGTTTCTGGCAGGCGTTTCATCCTCTGATGGTCGGTTTTATGATAAACTGCGTACTCCCGGGCAGGGTCGGTGAACTGGCCAGGCCGGCGGTGCTGCTAAAAAAGGAAAACGTCCCGTTTTCCACCGGGCTTGCAACCGTAGCAGCGGAACGGGTATTTGACATCGGCATCCTGATAGCCCTTTTCGCTGTATTGCTTGCCACGGTTCAAATTGACCCCAACCTTGATATTGCCTTCGGAGGGTATCATTTAAATCGGGAAACCCTTGTCATCGCCGGCAGGAGCCTATTGCAACTGCTTTTAATCCTGATTGCCGGCATCGTCATGGTCTGCTTCGATAAAACCAGAAAAGTGATCAACAATGCGATCATGGGGTTGCCGTCGATATTTTTTTTCAGCGGATCTGATTTTAAAAAAAAAATTCAGCAAAGATACTGCATTCCGCTGATTCACTTTGTTGAAAACTTCGCCTCCGGTTTTGCGCTTGTTAAACATCCGGCCAAAATATATCTTTGTACCGGGATTTCGATGGTTATATGGGGACTTTCGGCATTCTCATATTACATCTTTTCTTTGGGCTGTCCGGGCATCGAGCTGTCGTTTTCCGAAATTTCCGCGGTCATGATCATTATCTGTTTTTTTATAGCCCTTCCATCGGTGCCGGGTTTCTGGGGGATCTGGGAGGCCGGCGGTGTTTTTGCTCTTACCCTTTTCGGGGTTTCCACAAAAGCTGCCGCCGGCTTTACGCTGGCCAATCATGCTGTTCAAATTTTCCCCGTTATTATTATAGGCCTTGTTTCAGCCATGGTAACCAGTGTTAATATCTTGCAGGTCTCTCATGGAAATAAAGAATCCTGA
- a CDS encoding bifunctional riboflavin kinase/FAD synthetase encodes MVLVERIENIEKPYKNAVITIGNFDGVHIGHQALFHQVIEKAGTLGGTSIVMTFDPHPMRVLKPNGHPPLITLYEQKIELIERSGIDVIICVPFTLKFAAISAKEFVGDILVKRIGMKAIVVGKDYTFGKNREGNLELLKSFAKDFDFEVIVADWIQTSNSRPARISSTRTRELVMDGKVGEAQKMLGRNYQVRGTVTTGRDRGGKLLGFPTANIILQDELCPKTGVYAVTVECLNNIYNGVANIGYSPTFGNGQFTVEVHILNFNQNIYGQKIRVNFIERIRDEIKFPGISELAQQIKKDTEKAREILSS; translated from the coding sequence ATGGTGCTCGTCGAACGCATTGAGAACATTGAAAAACCTTACAAAAACGCTGTGATTACCATCGGAAATTTCGATGGTGTCCATATCGGTCATCAGGCCTTGTTTCATCAGGTAATAGAAAAGGCCGGCACCCTCGGGGGTACATCGATTGTCATGACCTTTGACCCCCATCCGATGCGGGTATTAAAACCCAACGGACACCCACCGCTGATCACCCTCTATGAACAGAAAATCGAACTGATCGAAAGGTCAGGAATCGATGTCATTATCTGCGTCCCCTTTACCCTGAAATTTGCCGCTATATCGGCCAAGGAATTTGTAGGAGATATTCTGGTAAAACGGATCGGAATGAAAGCCATTGTTGTGGGGAAAGATTATACCTTTGGTAAAAATCGTGAAGGAAATCTGGAACTTTTAAAGAGTTTTGCAAAAGATTTTGATTTTGAAGTGATTGTGGCCGACTGGATACAGACGTCAAACAGCCGGCCGGCCAGGATCAGCAGCACCCGAACGCGTGAACTTGTCATGGACGGCAAGGTCGGTGAAGCCCAAAAAATGCTGGGCCGAAATTACCAGGTCAGAGGAACGGTTACGACCGGACGTGACAGGGGCGGGAAGCTTCTTGGTTTTCCGACAGCAAATATCATTCTTCAGGACGAATTATGCCCCAAAACCGGCGTCTATGCCGTCACTGTGGAGTGCCTGAATAACATTTACAACGGCGTGGCCAACATCGGATACAGCCCCACTTTCGGCAACGGTCAATTTACAGTAGAGGTCCATATTTTGAACTTTAATCAAAATATTTACGGGCAGAAGATCCGTGTGAACTTTATCGAGCGCATCAGAGATGAAATAAAGTTTCCAGGCATTTCCGAACTGGCGCAACAAATTAAGAAAGATACCGAAAAAGCGCGCGAAATCTTGTCCTCATAA
- a CDS encoding tetratricopeptide repeat protein, which yields MDNDVDELFDQGLDHFNADLYNDAIEVFSDVLKMDPDHPDALYYRALAWFHKGDFGRAIADFSRAIEKNPRDADCFIGRGEAWQSKGNLKRALADFKAALDIEPDDPDYRQRVEDLTDKF from the coding sequence ATGGATAATGATGTTGATGAGTTGTTTGATCAAGGACTTGATCATTTTAATGCAGATTTGTACAACGATGCTATCGAAGTTTTTTCGGATGTTCTAAAGATGGATCCCGACCATCCGGATGCCCTGTATTACAGAGCTTTGGCCTGGTTCCATAAAGGTGATTTCGGAAGGGCGATTGCTGATTTTAGCCGGGCGATTGAGAAAAACCCGCGCGACGCCGATTGCTTTATCGGGCGCGGTGAAGCCTGGCAGAGCAAAGGGAATTTAAAGCGAGCCCTCGCGGATTTCAAAGCGGCCCTCGACATCGAACCGGATGATCCGGATTACCGGCAACGTGTTGAGGACTTAACCGACAAATTTTAA